The proteins below are encoded in one region of Kazachstania africana CBS 2517 chromosome 6, complete genome:
- the PTP1 gene encoding tyrosine protein phosphatase PTP1 (similar to Saccharomyces cerevisiae PTP1 (YDL230W); ancestral locus Anc_2.39): MAVSKYPWYLNQTDDELLSKFKYIQRQEDEHLREATNGTLNSRWSLGDSILQRNDYRNRYVNIMPYERTRVKLNVPRGNDYINASYVKVNVPGQSTQPGYYIATQGPTRYTWDQFWQMCYQECPYDNIVIVMVTPLVEHGREKCYRYWPTSEDRVKISPVSQYPGGESDISTFQSELKIEYVQHERVDDLYTLTEIKLSPPSGSIGPTKTVHHFYFDQWRDMSRPEEILPIMTLSQHSHALNSNGNPVIVHCSAGVGRSGTFIALDHLIHDTADFKNALDTMAPAPLQDYKRDLIEQIVFQLRSQRMKMVQMKDQYIFIYNAAKYLYNLELHT; the protein is encoded by the coding sequence ATGGCTGTTTCCAAATATCCGTGGTATTTGAATCAAACTGATGATGAGCTTCTATCAAAATTCAAGTATATTCAGCGTCAGGAAGATGAACATTTAAGGGAAGCTACTAATGGGACCCTCAATTCAAGATGGTCCCTAGGTGACAGCATCTTGCAACGAAATGATTACAGAAACAGATATGTGAATATTATGCCTTATGAAAGAACAAGAGTTAAATTGAATGTTCCACGCGGCAACGATTATATCAATGCATCTTATGTGAAAGTCAACGTTCCAGGCCAAAGTACACAGCCAGGTTACTATATTGCCACACAAGGCCCCACGAGATATACGTGGGATCAGTTCTGGCAAATGTGTTATCAAGAGTGTCCCTATGACAATATCGTTATTGTTATGGTGACACCGTTAGTGGAGCATGGTAGGGAAAAGTGCTACAGATATTGGCCCACAAGTGAGGATCGTGTTAAGATATCACCTGTCTCACAATATCCAGGGGGGGAGAGTGACATAAGTACGTTCCAATCAGAACTGAAAATTGAATACGTCCAACATGAAAGAGTTGACGATTTGTATACTTTAACAGAAATTAAGTTGAGCCCTCCCTCTGGATCCATAGGGCCTACGAAAACCGTTCACCACTTCTACTTCGACCAATGGAGAGACATGAGTAGGCCAGAAGAAATATTGCCCATTATGACATTATCACAGCACTCACATGCGTTGAATTCAAATGGAAATCCCGTCATTGTCCATTGTTCAGCAGGTGTCGGTCGTTCAGGCACTTTCATCGCTTTGGATCACCTGATACATGATACTGCAGACTTCAAGAACGCTCTTGACACAATGGCTCCGGCTCCATTGCAGGACTACAAACGTGACTTGATAGAACAGATAGTATTCCAACTACGTTCGCagagaatgaaaatggttCAAATGAAGGACCAGTACATCTTCATCTATAACGCAGCCAAGTACCTCTACAACCTCGAACTGCATACGTAG
- the SSB1 gene encoding Hsp70 family ATPase SSB1 (similar to Saccharomyces cerevisiae SSB1 (YDL229W) and SSB2 (YNL209W); ancestral locus Anc_2.41) yields the protein MADGVFQGAIGIDLGTTYSCVATYESSVEIIANEQGNRVTPSFVAFTPEERLIGDAAKNQAALNPMNTVFDAKRLIGRRYDEESVQSDMKTWPFKVVDDNGAPMIEVEYLGENKTFSPQEISSMVLTKMKEIAEAKIGKKVEKAVITVPAYFNDAQRQATKDAGAISGLNVLRIINEPTAAAIAYGLGAGKSDKERHVLIFDLGGGTFDVSLLHIAGGVYTVKSTSGNTHLGGQDFDTNLLEHFKAEFKKKTGLDISKDARALRRLRTAAERAKRTLSSVTQTTVEVDSLFDGEDFEASLTRARFEDLNAALFKSTLEPVEQVLKDAKISKSQIDEVVLVGGSTRIPKVQKLLSDFFDGKQLEKSINPDEAVAYGAAVQGAILTGQSTSDETKDLLLLDVAPLSLGVGMQGDIFGVVVPRNTTVPTIKRRTFTTVGDNQTTVQFPVYQGERVNCKENTLLGEFDLKNIPMMPAGEPVLEAIFEVDANGILKVTAVEKSTGKSANITISNAVGRLSSDEIEKMVNQAEEFKAADEAFAKRHEARQRLESYVASIEQNVTDPVLSSKLKRGAKTKIEAALADAMAALSIEDASEDDLRKAEVGLKRVVTRANSTR from the coding sequence ATGGCTGACGGTGTTTTCCAAGGTGCTATTGGTATCGATTTAGGTACTACTTACTCCTGTGTTGCTACTTATGAATCCTCTGTTGAGATTATTGCTAACGAACAAGGTAACAGAGTTACTCCATCTTTCGTTGCTTTCACCccagaagaaagattaatTGGTGATGCTGCTAAGAACCAAGCTGCTTTAAACCCAATGAACACTGTCTTCGACGCTAAGCGTTTAATCGGTAGAAGATACGATGAAGAATCTGTTCAAAGTGACATGAAGACTTGGCCATTCAAGGTCGTTGATGACAACGGTGCCCCAATGATCGAAGTCGAATACTTAGGTGAAAACAAGACTTTCTCTCCACAAGAAATCTCTTCTATGGTTTTAACCAAGATGAAGGAAATTGCTGAAGCTAAGATCGGTAAGAAGGTCGAAAAGGCTGTCATCACTGTCCCAGCTTACTTCAACGATGCTCAAAGACAAGCTACCAAGGATGCTGGTGCTATTTCTGGTTTAAACGTTTTACGTATCATTAACGAACCAACTGCCGCTGCCATTGCTTACGGTTTAGGTGCTGGTAAGTCTGACAAAGAAAGACACGTCTTAATCTTCGATTTAGGTGGTGGTACTTTCGATGTTTCCTTATTACACATTGCTGGTGGTGTCTACACCGTCAAATCTACCTCCGGTAACACCCATTTAGGTGGTCAAGATTTCGACACTAACTTATTAGAACACTTCAAAGCtgaattcaagaagaagactGGTTTAGATATCTCTAAGGACGCCAGAGCTTTAAGAAGATTAAGAACTGCTGCTGAAAGAGCTAAGAGAACTTTATCCTCTGTCACTCAAACTACCGTTGAAGTTGACTCTTTATTCGATGGTGAAGATTTCGAGGCTTCTTTAACCAGAGCTAGATTCGAAGACTTAAACGCTGCTTTATTCAAGTCTACTTTAGAACCAGTTGAACAAGTCTTAAAGGATGCCAAGATCTCTAAGTCTCAAATTGACGAAGTTGTCTTAGTTGGTGGTTCTACCAGAATTCCAAAGGtccaaaaattattatctgaCTTCTTCGACGGTAAgcaattagaaaaatctATTAACCCAGATGAAGCTGTTGCTTACGGTGCTGCTGTCCAAGGTGCTATCTTAACTGGTCAATCCACTTCCGATGAAACCAAGGacttattattattagatgtTGCTCCATTATCCTTAGGTGTTGGTATGCAAGGTGACATCTTCGGTGTTGTTGTCCCAAGAAACACCACTGTCCCAACCATCAAGAGAAGAACCTTCACTACCGTTGGTGACAACCAAACCACTGTTCAATTCCCAGTCTACCAAGGTGAACGTGTTAACTGTAAGGAAAACACTTTGTTAGGTGAATTCGACTTAAAGAACATCCCAATGATGCCAGCTGGTGAACCAGTCTTAGAAGCCATCTTCGAAGTTGATGCTAACGGTATCTTAAAGGTCACTGCCGTCGAAAAGTCTACTGGTAAGTCCGCTAACATTACCATCTCTAACGCTGTTGGTAGATTATCTTCCGATGAAATCGAAAAGATGGTCAACCAAGCTGAAGAATTCAAGGCTGCTGACGAAGCTTTTGCTAAGAGACACGAAGCTAGACAAAGATTAGAATCTTACGTTGCTTCTATCGAACAAAACGTTACTGACCCAGTCTTATCTTCTAAATTAAAGAGAGGTGCTAAGACTAAGATTGAAGCTGCTTTAGCAGACGCTATGGCCGCTTTAAGCATTGAAGACGCTTCTGAAGATGACTTAAGAAAGGCCGAAGTTGGCTTAAAGAGAGTTGTCACCAGAGCTAACTCTACTCGTTAA
- the GCS1 gene encoding GTPase-activating protein GCS1 (similar to Saccharomyces cerevisiae GCS1 (YDL226C) and SPS18 (YNL204C); ancestral locus Anc_2.46), with product MSDWKVNPDNRRRLLQLQKVGANKKCVDCNAPNPQWASPKFGIFICLECAGTHRSLGVHISFVRSITMDQFKPEELIRMEKGGNEPFNEYMSSHGIDLKLPQKIKYDNPIAEDYKEKLTCEVEGKEFSEPSHPDFDPSKLNENSMTDFDTTEAKSAAINKSRSETPLENRRSQTPKVAPAQKEKNEAYFAELGRQNQEKPANLPPSQGGKYQGFGSTPVNNGNSSNTTSNNTLSMENFQNDPLGTFTKGWSMFSSAVTKSIEDVNESVIKPGVQQWQSGELSEETKRAAAQFGQKFQETSNYGKQAFSSFTKNLQEQYYNNYGNPNEAGHSNDIANSKNSNTAHETEDNWDDF from the coding sequence ATGTCTGACTGGAAAGTTAATCCTGATAATCGTAGACGTCTTTTACAGCTGCAAAAAGTTGGGGCAAACAAAAAATGTGTCGATTGTAATGCACCAAATCCACAATGGGCTTCACCAAAATTCggtattttcatttgtttAGAGTGTGCAGGCACTCATAGAAGCTTAGGGGTTCATATATCCTTTGTGAGATCTATTACTATGGATCAATTCAAACCGGAAGAACTGATTAGAATGGAAAAAGGTGGTAACGAACCCTTCAACGAATACATGTCATCTCACGGTATTGATTTGAAGTTGCCACAGAAGATTAAATACGACAACCCAATTGCCGAAGATTATAAGGAAAAATTGACTTGTGAAGTGGAAGGTAAAGAATTTTCTGAACCAAGTCACCCAGATTTTGATCCATCAAAGTTGAACGAAAATTCGATGACAGACTTTGATACCACCGAAGCGAAATCGGCTGCAATCAATAAGAGTCGATCTGAAACTCCATTGGAGAATCGTCGCTCTCAAACACCAAAAGTTGCACCTGCTCAAAAGGAGAAGAATGAAGCATATTTTGCTGAGCTGGGCAGACAAAACCAAGAGAAACCTGCTAATTTACCCCCATCTCAAGGTGGTAAATACCAAGGCTTTGGAAGTACACCAGTAAATAATGGTAATAGTTCCAATACCACGTCGAATAACACTTTGAGTatggaaaatttccaaaatgaTCCACTTGGTACTTTTACAAAGGGTTGGAGCATGTTTTCCAGTGCTGTTACTAAATCCATTGAAGACGTTAACGAATCCGTCATCAAGCCAGGTGTTCAACAGTGGCAATCTGGAGAACTTTCTGAAGAAACAAAGAGAGCTGCTGCTCAATTTggtcaaaaatttcaagaaacaaGTAATTATGGTAAGCAAGCTTTCTCCAGTTTCACCAAAAACTTACAAGAACAATACTACAACAACTATGGTAATCCCAACGAAGCTGGTCATTCGAATGATATTGccaattcaaaaaattcgaaCACTGCACATGAAACTGAGGATAATTGGGatgatttttga
- the KAFR0F00270 gene encoding uncharacterized protein (similar to Saccharomyces cerevisiae GCR2 (YNL199C); ancestral locus Anc_2.50): MNGINSSMDGVRNNEINDIYQQTRNDLFILRAYKIIADNPTLNLNHIQSAMVTKFINDDVKKNKAKKISIHPQYAKTFNKIAKIYNSFVIHGIFNDGTNNSTTSKQPIEFFNRFQQILKEIENDFSISPYNKYFLRINDNLYQIKDDVDLQDDQFWNLLSNKILNFYNQKTGKLINQGRRKYNRKSVVTPESTENNKTNDDNFLNNFLDDSALLKKLQDGSSNGSSNSSNTNNNNNNPASGNGTFNSRSLSGYYTQPTSPGLSSSFPFTLSSADEDLLNNTLNINGTSGKKRSLSAFHLDNLGNENTENSVSDDILKFTNIAKKQKVDSSTVFENVENDLVSIVNNTKKDQLLESIEGELLKDGASYNTNKLKDIEKMPTTNSSTDGSDMQRQLTSDLTNNASNTTGTTDGSSVRDRTTLTSSSSIATDAMNEMQVTYKMMVNEKEKQIQRLESELESQRQETLWLRKLLIEDMGFVRNYLQDIKRR; the protein is encoded by the coding sequence ATGAATGGTATAAATTCTAGTATGGATGGTGTACgcaataatgaaattaatgacATTTATCAGCAAACTAGGAATGATCTGTTCATTTTAAGGGCATACAAGATCATAGCAGATAATCCGACGCTGAATCTAAACCATATACAATCTGCAATGGTcacaaaatttatcaatgatgatgtgaaaaagaataaagCGAAGAAGATAAGTATTCATCCACAGTATGCCAAGACTTTTAACAAGATTGCCAAAATTTATAACTCATTTGTCATACATGGTATATTCAATGATGGAACTAACAATTCCACAACTTCAAAACAACCTatagaatttttcaatagattccagcaaattttgaaagagattgaaaatgatttttcaataagcCCTtacaataaatatttcCTAAGGATTAATGACAATTTGTATCAAATTAAAGACGATGTTGATTTGCAAGATGATCAATTTTGGAACCTTctatcaaataaaatattaaatttctaTAACCAAAAGACAGGGAAGTTGATTAATCAAGGCCGAAGGAAATATAATAGGAAGTCTGTTGTCACCCCAGAAAGtactgaaaataataaaactaatgatgataattttttaaacaattttttagaTGATTCAgctcttttgaaaaaacttCAAGATGGCAGTAGTAATGGTAGTAGCAACAGTAGcaatactaataataataataataatccAGCCAGTGGCAATGGCACTTTCAATTCAAGATCTTTGAGTGGATATTACACTCAGCCAACAAGCCCAGGTCTCAGCTCAAGCTTTCCATTCACATTAAGCTCTGCAGATGAGGATCTTCTGAATAATACCCTTAATATCAACGGTACTAGTGGGAAAAAAAGGTCACTGAGTGCATTCCATTTGGATAATTTGGGAAATGAAAACACCGAGAATTCAGTTTctgatgatattttaaaatttaccaatattgcaaaaaaacaaaaagtaGATTCGTCTACTGTCTTTGAAAATGTGGAAAATGATTTAGTAAGTATAGTGAACAATACAAAGAAGGATCAGCTACTTGAGTCGATAGAAGGcgaattattgaaagatggtGCATCTTATAATacaaataaattgaaagatattgaGAAGATGCCAACAACAAATAGCAGCACCGATGGTTCAGATATGCAAAGACAACTCACGTCAGATTTAACGAATAACGCCAGTAATACAACAGGTACTACAGATGGAAGTTCAGTAAGAGATAGGACGACGCTGACGTCGTCAAGCTCAATAGCCACGGACGCCATGAACGAGATGCAAGTCACCTATAAAATGATggttaatgaaaaagagaaacaaATTCAACGCTTGGAAAGTGAATTAGAATCACAAAGACAAGAGACCTTATGGTTACGAAAATTGCTAATTGAAGATATGGGTTTTGTAAGAAATTACCTACAGGACATTAAAAGACGATAG